The following DNA comes from Pseudoalteromonas aliena SW19.
TTCATTAACTAGCCTGAACTCTGTAAGGTAGATTTATTATTCAGAGCTTAGATCAATTAACAACAAGCGTTAATACTGCTTGTTGTTAATTGCCTTATAAATAGCATCACACAGTGCTTTAATACTTTCGTCATCACTTATATACGGTGGCATTAAATAAATTAGTTTACCAAAGGGACGTATCCATACGCCTTGCTTTACAAAATAAGCCTGAATTTTAGCAACATCAACATTCCCCGCAGCATCGTTGAGTTCAACAACACCTATTGCGCCTAAAATACGCACATTAGCAACCGCATCTAGTTCACTGCATTTATTAAGTTGTTGTAGTTGGGTATTAATTTGGTTTATTCGGTGTTTCCAGTTTTGCTCAAGTAACAAGTCAATGCTTGCACAGGCCGCTGCACAAGCAAGCGGATTACCCATAAAAGTAGGGCCATGCATTAGAACACCCGCTTCACCTTCGCTTATGCCAATGGCTATTTTATCGCTAGTTATAGTGGCCGATAGCGTCATCGAGCCGCCAGTTAATGCTTTACCAATACACATTATATCGGGCTCTATATTGGCGTGCTCTACAGCAAATAATTTACCTGTACGGCCAAAGCCTGTGGCAATTTCGTCACAAATTAGCAGTACATTATAGTGGGTGCATAATTTACGGACGCAGGCTAAATAATCAGGGTGATAAAAGTTCATACCCCCCGCGTTTTGTACAATAGGCTCAATTATAAAGGCGGCTACTTGGTTGTGGTTTGCTTTAAAGTATTCTTCAAGCTCTCGGGCTTCT
Coding sequences within:
- the bioA gene encoding adenosylmethionine--8-amino-7-oxononanoate transaminase; translated protein: MTKKNTIDLDFDREHIWHPYTSMTKPIPVYPVTHANHNIIHLETGEQLIDGMASWWSAIHGYNHPVINNAMIEQINNMSHIMFGGITHNSAVELCKKIVNITPPSLTRVFLADSGSVSVEVAIKMALQYWLSQGITTKQKLMTPYKGYHGDTFAAMSVCDPVNSMHSLYRGFLPEHVFVPAPVSKFGSKFNQAEARELEEYFKANHNQVAAFIIEPIVQNAGGMNFYHPDYLACVRKLCTHYNVLLICDEIATGFGRTGKLFAVEHANIEPDIMCIGKALTGGSMTLSATITSDKIAIGISEGEAGVLMHGPTFMGNPLACAAACASIDLLLEQNWKHRINQINTQLQQLNKCSELDAVANVRILGAIGVVELNDAAGNVDVAKIQAYFVKQGVWIRPFGKLIYLMPPYISDDESIKALCDAIYKAINNKQY